In a genomic window of Virgibacillus sp. SK37:
- a CDS encoding (S)-benzoin forming benzil reductase translates to MKFAIVTGVSRGLGLSIAKLFMEQGVHVLGISRNKTDQLSRHAADNNVIFKHYSCDLADNSAINATISEVIADLNEQEVTGLYLVNNAGVIEPVDQAMNIKADDIINHIQINLTSSMLLMNAFLKKATMDDLLFIGATVSSGAAERPVDGWSAYCSSKAAVNMYTKTVALEQDERKTENKIIAFSPGIMDTDMQKQIRSSTKEEFAEIDKFKAYKENDLLRKTDTVAGVLVDIITDESSVINGKIYHVTDYV, encoded by the coding sequence ATGAAATTTGCAATTGTTACTGGGGTGTCCAGAGGCTTAGGACTGTCAATTGCTAAACTTTTTATGGAGCAAGGTGTGCATGTACTTGGCATTTCCAGAAATAAAACGGACCAACTGAGCAGGCATGCTGCCGATAATAATGTTATTTTCAAGCATTATAGTTGTGATTTAGCGGACAATTCTGCAATAAATGCAACAATCTCTGAAGTCATTGCCGACTTAAATGAACAGGAAGTAACAGGCCTTTACCTTGTTAATAATGCTGGTGTCATCGAGCCGGTTGATCAAGCGATGAATATAAAAGCGGATGACATAATTAATCATATTCAAATTAATCTCACTTCATCAATGCTTTTGATGAATGCATTTTTAAAGAAAGCTACAATGGATGATCTGCTATTTATTGGAGCCACAGTCTCCTCAGGTGCTGCTGAAAGACCAGTAGATGGCTGGAGTGCGTATTGCAGTTCAAAAGCCGCTGTTAATATGTATACAAAAACAGTCGCCTTGGAACAGGATGAACGTAAAACAGAGAATAAAATAATTGCATTTAGTCCAGGCATTATGGACACGGATATGCAAAAGCAAATACGTTCCAGTACCAAAGAGGAATTTGCTGAAATCGACAAATTTAAAGCTTATAAAGAAAATGATTTACTGCGAAAAACTGACACGGTTGCGGGTGTTTTAGTAGATATAATTACAGATGAATCAAGCGTTATTAATGGGAAGATATATCATGTTACAGATTATGTCTAA
- a CDS encoding YjcZ family sporulation protein — protein MSKGGVGYGGGFALLVVLFILLIIIGTSYTGGYGGGYY, from the coding sequence ATGAGTAAGGGTGGAGTAGGCTATGGAGGCGGTTTCGCGCTGCTAGTCGTATTATTTATTTTATTAATTATCATTGGTACTTCCTACACAGGAGGTTACGGTGGGGGATATTATTAA